TACCTGCTTTGATGGATTCGGTGAGGGCGAAAATTTGTGCATACATCAGGAAGCAGAAGGCCTGTTCGACATCAATAAAATGCCGTGATGTTGGTAACAGGATATGCGGGCCGTGTTCTATTTCAGGGCTGGTTACGGCAGATATTGCCACGACGCGCATCGCCTGATGGTCGCGGTGCAATTCGGCCAGCAAATCGAGGTCATATTGCCGAGTGTAAGAGTGGCTTGAAACAAAAACCACCACCAGTGTTTCAGCATTCACCAGTGATTTAGGCCCGTGACGAAAGCCAGTTGGTGAGTCATAAAACGCGGCCACTTTACCTGCCGTCAGTTCCAATATCTTGAGTGCCGCTTCCAAGACCAACAGGTGCGCAGAACAGACGGCAAAGATGCCACATCCTGTATCCTGTTTATGGTCAGCCACAAACTCGGTTAAATGTTTCACTTTCCTCTCTGTATGAGTTAAATGTCTTTTTATCTTTCGATTTATTTCATTTAATACTGCTTTATGGGTTAATAAAAACAAATGAAAGATAATTGAATTGAGATCTGTTTCGAAAAAGAAGCATAATGAAAGGATTTTTACGGTGTAAGTGTGCGGATTTTCGATAATGTTAAGACTTGCTTGCCGGCAAAGGGAAGGCGTTAATAGATGAAGTGAAATGAAACGAAAGGCTTCTGGAAAGGATCACCTATGAGCAATACTGATTCGATAATGGACAAACGGATAACAGGTACCAGTGAACGGCGTGAGCAAATTATTCAACGTCTTCGCCAACAGGGAAGTGTCCAGGTTAATGATTTATCGTCATTATTTGGCGTTTCTACGGTGACTATCCGCAACGATCTGGCTTTTCTGGAAAAACAGGGGATTGCCGTGCGTGCCTATGGTGGTGCCTTGGTTTGTGATGGCGGCACACCAGCAGTTGAGCCAACCGTAGAAGATAAAAGCGCCCTTAATACTTCGCTAAAACGTAGCATTGCTCGTGTTGCGGCAGATCTAATAAAACCTGGGCACCGCGTTATCCTCGACTCTGGTACAACCACCTGCGAAATAGCGCGATATATGCGCAATCATAAGGAGGTTATTGCCATGACCAATGGCATGAATGTGGCGAACTCGCTGCTGGATGCCGAAGGTGTGGAACTGTTGATGACCGGTGGGCATCTGCGACGCCAGTCATTATCTTTCTACGGTGATCAGGCTGATCAATCTTTGCAAAACTATCATTTCGATATGCTTTTTCTCGGTGTAGATGCTATTAGTCTTGAACGTGGGGTGAGCACCCATAATGAAGATGAAGCGCGTTTAAATCGCCGGATGTGTGAAGTGGCGGAACGTATTATTGTGGTGACTGATTCCAGTAAATTTAACCGTTCCAGTTTGCATAAAATTATTGATACCCAACGTATACATATGGTGATTACCGATAAAGATATGCCCGTCGACAGTTTGAATGGATTACGCAAAATTGGAATTGAAGTGATTCTTGTCGGAGAGTAACAGCACTCTTTAGACCACATAATGGAAAACTTAATAACGTAGGGTTATTGAGTACTGATATTTTCAATATCAAAGGATTTTATGTTTACTAAACATACGCTAATTTACTCACTAGCGCTGTTGGTGTCAGTTTTTTGCTTACCGGTTGCCCGCCACCACCTGATTTAACACAATGGCAGCGACCGAATTCGACGGTGAATGACGCCCGCGTAGCGATGGGGCAATGTGGTGTTCCTTTGCCAGGGCCTCAACCAGACTTTAGCGATAACGAAACTGTGTTGTATTACCACTGTATGAACAGGGTCTTCCTCGATCATGGTGGCTATCTATGTAATGGCAGATGTACTTATGTAGATCCCTGGATGGTAGCGTGTAACGTTATTTTATGTAAAAATCTCTTGGGCTTTTTAAATTTCATAACAAAGGCATGTAATGAAAATAACACCTACCATTATTCAAACACCTTTTCCATTTGAGAATAATAATTCTCATACTGACATAGTAACGTAGCCCATTCTCGGTAAGCTAATAGGGGAAGGTTCGACAGCAGAAGTATTTGAAGATGTGAATGATTCGTCTGCTTTATATAAAAAGTATGATCTTGTTGGCAACCAGTACAATGAGATTCTGGAAATGGCCAAGCAAGAGTCTGACCTTTTTAATGCTTTTTATGGCGATGAAGCATCAGTTGTTATACGGCATGGCGGTGATGTGTACCTCCGAATGCTACGCGTGCCCGGGACTCCCCTTAGTGACATTGATACAGCTGATATCCCTGATAATCTTGAGAGTCTTTATATGCAGTTGATATGTAAATTGAATGAGTTGGGTATAATCCATTACGATCTCAACACAGGTAATATGCTGTACGATAAAGAAAGTGAAAGTTTATTTCCAATAGATTTTCGTGATATTTATACTGAATATTACTCTGCAACTAAAAATGATAAAGAGATTATCGACCGGCGATTACAAATGCGTACAAATGATTTCTATTCATTATTAAACAGGAAATATTTATAGGTGCTATTTTCATGGATGAAAAATCGCTATACGCCCACATTCTCAACCTGTCCGCCCCGTGGCAGGTTGAATCACTTTCCCTTGATGAAAACGCTGGCTCTGTCACCGTGGTTGTCGGGATCGCCAAAAATACACTGCTAATCTGCCCGACATGCGGGCAGCAATGCCCTGTTCACGATCACCGCCACCGCAAATGGCGTCATCTTGATACCTGCCAATTCATGACTGTCGTTGAGGCGAATGTCCCTTGAGTCATGTGTCCAGACCATGGATGCCAGACGTTACCTGTTCCGTGGGCCGGAGTTGGTAGCCGATACACGCTGCTTTTCGAATCATTCGTCCTCTCATGGCTGAAGATCAGCACCATTGATGCTGTCAGGAAACAACTTAATCTTAGCTGGAATGCTGTTGACGGAATTATGACACAGGCTGTTAAGCGTGGGCTTGCCCGGATAAAGAAGCCGTTATCAGCCCGACATATGCATGTGGACGAAGTAGCGTTCAAAAAAGGGCACCGATACATCACAGTTATATCCGATCGTGAAGGACGTGCGCTGGCATTAACGGATGATCGTGGAACTGAAAACCTTGCCAGTTATCTCAGGACTCTCACCGACGGCCAGCTGGAGGCCATCAAAACATTCTCAATGGATATGAATGCCGGATATATCAAAGCGGCACGCATCCATCTTCCGGGAGCTGTAGGGAAAATCGCCTTTGATCGCTTCCATGTGGCAAAACAATTGGGTGAAATCGTCGATAAAACACGGCAGACCGAGCATCCCCGGCTTCTGGTGGACAGTCGCCGCCAGGCAAAAGGAACCCGCTTCCTGTGGCAATACAGTGAAAAACGGATGACAGAGCCCCGGCAGGAAAAACTGACCTGGCTCAGGGAGCAAATGCAACTGACAAGACAGTGCTGGACGCTAAAGGAGCTGGCAAAAGACATCTGGAACCGACCGTGGAGTACTGAACGGCGAACAGACTGGCAGCAATGGATAGCGCTGGCGAGAAGTTGCGATGTACCGGTAATGAAAAACATGGCCGGTACAATCAGCAAAAGGTTATACGGGATACTGAATGCCATGCGGCATAACGTCTCAAATGGCAATGCTGAAGCCCTGAACAGCAAAATAAGGTTGCTGAGAATAAAAGCCAGAGATTACCGGAACAGGGAGCGCTTTAAGCTGGGAGTAATGTTCCATTACGGTAAGCTGAATATGAGCTTCTGAGCGTTTTCATTAACCGTTTATTTCTTAATTGGAATATCGTAGTTGGTTGAGATTGCCTGTTTTCTTGGAATATCGTAGTTGGTTGAGATTGCCTGTTTTCTTGGAATATCGTAGTTGGTTGAGATTGATTGTTTTCTTGGAATATCGTAGTTGGCTGAGATTACCTGTGCTACAGAAAATGCAGATCTTTCGGATTGCTTAGCTGAGATAGCATCCGAATCGGACGAGCTTATACTCACTTGATCTTTTAATCGCTGCAGGCGCCATTGCTCAAACTCTTCAAATGGAACGAAATCAGTATCATCGTCATCTAAAGCGTTGATGTGAGAGGCGCTCTCATTCCTAGACGAAAAACAATCAAAGTGAACATGTTTATTCGAGCCTTTCATTGAATCCATGAGTTCTTTGTACTGAGTATATTCTTTAGCATTCATTCTTAATTTAGGATGCAGGCATGAAGCTAATGGCTTGATTTCTAATACTTTCACTTTTGTACTGGTTGTAACATATCCACCAGAGGAATGGTTATCTTGAGTTGAATTCTTTGAGGTGGATGAGGTATCAACAAAGGAATCGATGCTTAAGCTTGAAGTGCATAGGCATGAATTGATATTTAAAAGCATGTACCCTCCGGATAAGACTGGCTGTCAATGAAGGGAAAATAATAGCAAGAAACAGAGCCTATCATATAAGTGTTTCACCCCTAACAAGACAGTAGGCGCGAATTTTTCCCACCATAATCGGGGAAGACCCATGGAACAACAAGGTTTTGTTTTTAAACATGGTTTTAAGATTTTTGACGTTTACGAACAAACTCCTGCCTGTGTTGCACAAAAACAGGGGAGAGCAGTGAGTCTACGCCAACTTGAGGCGTTGCCTTTTGCCGCTGATAGTGGATTCCACCCCATCAAGCCGGATTCGGGTATGGATAAATCTTCGCGAATAAGCTGGCGTAAAGCAGGGGCTTCACTGTATTTTTCACATACCATTGAGAATGACCGTATCGCCCAACAGATGATGTACCAGTGTGGTTATCCTCAACCACTGGGTTCAAATTCTTTTATTCCTACCATTAGAAAGGCGGCTGATATACAGCGATGCATGCTGGATAACGGTTTTGAGCCCAAAAGAAAACTCATGTTGGTATGTCGTAACTACCCGCAAGTCACTGGATGTCAGAAATAGCGTTATCTCTCTCCACATTTAAATGCTGGTGATTAGACAGAAAAGTCATCACTATGGCATGGGCTTTAAGTGTTTTATTTATCTTTTTCAAGTTGGAGCAGCATTTTAAAAGCATTTTCAATATGGGTAGCCAGGCTTTTTTACATCCTCATACACATCTTGACATTTGTTGCTTTATTCTCAGGTTGTTTACTCCACTTTATTGGTGAAGATTATGAATAACTTGATGCAACAATTACAGTCAATGCTCGGGCAGACAACGAAGAAGAACGGTGACGGGGCTTCTGGCCTGAGTAATATGTTAGTGCCTGGCGCATTGGGTGGCCTTGCCGGCTTACTTGTTGGCAGTAAATCCTCACGTAAACTACTGAGCAAATATGGTAGCAGTGCGTTATTAGCTGGCGGCGGCGCGGTACTGGGAACCGTGTTATGGAATAAATATAAAGACAGAATTCGTCAGAATCATCAGGATGAACCACAGTATGGTCAGCAAGTCGCCCCGGTAGATCAGCGTGTGCAGCGGTTGGTCATGGCACTGGTGTTTGCGGCCAAAAGTGATGGGCATATTGATGCGAAAGAGCGCAGTATTATTGAACAGAATATGCGCGAAGCGGGTATCAGTGAGCAGGGTGAACGTCTGGTGCAACAGGCCATTGACCAGCCATTGGACCCTCAATTACTGGCGCGTGATATTCAAAATGAAGAGGAGGCGTTGGAACTCTACTTCCTGAGTTGCGCCGTCATTGATGTGGACCATTTTATGGAGCGTAGCTATCTTGCCGCGCTGGGCGACGCACTGAAAATTCCGCAAGATGTTCGTGATGGAATTGAACAAGACATTCGAGAGAAAAAGCGAAGCATTACCGACTAATTTACTTGCAGGTGGCCTTTGGTATTCTCCAATAGGCCACTGTTTCAGAAGCGATGCTTCGCAGATTTTGGTGGCTCAAACAGTATTATTAGACGTTAATGCGGATCTATTCTCCCTCAGACTTCATTTCAGACAACAGCCACAGAGCAAAATCCCGCATAGCCGGCGTCTCAGTACGGGACTGTAGGCGAGTTAACCAATATCCCCCGAGACTGACTGTCGTGCTAAAAGGTTGGATTATGCGTTCACTACGTAGCAGGTGCATAAACATAGCGGGTGGAGCCAGTGCGATACCTATTTCCGTCTGCGCCGCTTCCAGCATACTGACTGACGAGTCGAACATCATTATTTGCTGGGAAGGTGAAGGTACAGGCCCTCCCGCCGCCGCAAACCAAGCCGACCACTCATCGCGACGATAGGAACGGAGCAGCATAAACCTTTGAAGATCAGTAGGGTGGCGTAAATCTTTTGCTAATGAGGGGGCGCACAGTGGGGCAAGTGGAGCATCACATAAAAATTGTGACTCCGTGCCATGCCAGGCTCCATTGCCGTAACGAATGGCATAATCCAGCCCTTCAGCCACAACATCGACACGATTATTATGTGTTGAGAGTAAAATATCCACATGTGGGGAATGTTGTTGAAAATCCCTCAATCGTGACAATAAATAGCCGGTTGCAAAGGTTCCAACAACACCCACCCTGATTTTTTCACGCATTATTCCAGCGGAGAAACGGTCTAGCGTATGCGCGATACGATCAAAAGAATCGTTCAGGATGGGGAGCAGATTCTCCCCTTCGGTTGTGAGCACTAATCCGCGTGAAATACGAATAAAGAGGCGACAGTTGAGGCGTTGTTCCAGCGCTTTGACCTGCTGACTTATTGCTGCATGGGTAACATTTAATTCGATAGCAGCCTTAGTAAAACTTAACTGTCTGGCCGCAGCCTCGAAAGCACGAAGTGAATTTAACGGAATATAGCTGCGAACCATAGATTGACTTGTTAGATTTTCTATTATCAAGTGCTAAATATAATCGATTGTTATCCATAGTCAATCATTGCAGAATTCTTCACGCAAAAGGAGCCACACTGCATGCCATTTATCAGTCTATGGAAGATTTACTAATGATGAAAAAGTCTATAATCAATACCTTGATCTTTACCGCTATTGCAACTTTCCCACTTTATACTTTGGCACAAACCAAACTTACGCAGCAGCAGGTTGCGACTATCGTCAATAACACTCTGACGCCGTTGCTCGAAAAACAGGATATTCCCGGTATGGC
The sequence above is drawn from the Yersinia enterocolitica subsp. enterocolitica genome and encodes:
- a CDS encoding DeoR family transcriptional regulator, with translation MSNTDSIMDKRITGTSERREQIIQRLRQQGSVQVNDLSSLFGVSTVTIRNDLAFLEKQGIAVRAYGGALVCDGGTPAVEPTVEDKSALNTSLKRSIARVAADLIKPGHRVILDSGTTTCEIARYMRNHKEVIAMTNGMNVANSLLDAEGVELLMTGGHLRRQSLSFYGDQADQSLQNYHFDMLFLGVDAISLERGVSTHNEDEARLNRRMCEVAERIIVVTDSSKFNRSSLHKIIDTQRIHMVITDKDMPVDSLNGLRKIGIEVILVGE
- a CDS encoding tellurite resistance TerB family protein; translated protein: MNNLMQQLQSMLGQTTKKNGDGASGLSNMLVPGALGGLAGLLVGSKSSRKLLSKYGSSALLAGGGAVLGTVLWNKYKDRIRQNHQDEPQYGQQVAPVDQRVQRLVMALVFAAKSDGHIDAKERSIIEQNMREAGISEQGERLVQQAIDQPLDPQLLARDIQNEEEALELYFLSCAVIDVDHFMERSYLAALGDALKIPQDVRDGIEQDIREKKRSITD
- the ampR gene encoding LysR family transcriptional regulator AmpR, whose product is MVRSYIPLNSLRAFEAAARQLSFTKAAIELNVTHAAISQQVKALEQRLNCRLFIRISRGLVLTTEGENLLPILNDSFDRIAHTLDRFSAGIMREKIRVGVVGTFATGYLLSRLRDFQQHSPHVDILLSTHNNRVDVVAEGLDYAIRYGNGAWHGTESQFLCDAPLAPLCAPSLAKDLRHPTDLQRFMLLRSYRRDEWSAWFAAAGGPVPSPSQQIMMFDSSVSMLEAAQTEIGIALAPPAMFMHLLRSERIIQPFSTTVSLGGYWLTRLQSRTETPAMRDFALWLLSEMKSEGE